Part of the Vigna angularis cultivar LongXiaoDou No.4 chromosome 1, ASM1680809v1, whole genome shotgun sequence genome, tttgtcAACTTATTTCTTAAACACTTTCTTTATGGCATTTCAGATATGCAACTTGCGTGATACCAATAAGTGCCTTCTTTGCTTCAAGTCTTTGGTAAGCAGTACAAAACGGGCAAACTGAAGTTGCTCTGAGTAGGGATCAAACTTACCCTCAGATTTGATAATGGGAGTATCCTTCACATCTGTGAAAAATCTGGTTTACTTACTAATTAGATTTGACTGCTTTTGGCCTACTTTTTACCCTTCTTTTCTGCACCACATTTCTGAATTATCTAGACCTGGGACTTAACGAGTTTCTCAGCAGGATCTTGTTTTTAAAACCTTTTTCTAATGTAAACCCGTTTAAGGATATTCGGATTAGCCTGCATAAGAATGGAGATGACGCAGCGACTAAAACTGTTAAGATGGTACTATAGGCATGAAGTTATATGTTCTCTATTGAAAGCCCTTTTTGAAAGAATCTGGTGGCATAATAAAGGGAAAAGTGCATCATTTGGAATGACCATGATTCTCTATTCAATGAAAGGTCATTATTAAACTCTGGAATAGATTGTGTGGCCTTAGGTCATTATAATATGCTTGCCACaaacttatattttactttttgtgtCACCCGTGGTTCTATTATATCTAATAGTTCCAAATTGCTTAGAAGTTGAACCAGGGGCAATTTTGGGGTTAGAACACTCacatttgaaatttgttaattttctatcattttaattaatccGTTCAAACTATGATGTTTCTAAGAAAATTATGAGATCTCGATTGTACTACTTTGGTGGCTGTTTTGTGTTGCTCTATTCGCATTCTCACACCTTGTGCAATATCAGTACTTCTGAAAAAAAACAGTCATGTTTTTATGAAGAATTTATTATGTCTTTACAGGTTTGGTAACACAGCTTATTTGCATATTTCTGTGGCATTCATCCAGATGCTCAAAGCTCTAAGTACGTTTTTAACAGACTTCACATGCTTTGCTTATTCTCTCATTGATATTTTCTTGATTCTAAAACATGATCTTTCAGTGCCCGTGGCAACATTCCTGGTGGCTGTTATTTGTGGCACTGACAAAGCAAGGTGCGATGTGTTCTTCAACATGTTGCTGGTCAGTGTTGGAGTTGTCATTTCCTCCTACGGAgaaattcattttaatgtaGTCGGTACAGTTTACCAGGTCACGGGCATTTTTGCTGAAGCTTTAAGACTGGTCTTAACACAAGTCCTTCTACAGAAGAAGGGCTTGAATTTAAATCCTATTACAAGTTTATATTACATAGCTCCATGCAGGTATATTTTGTGGTTTtctctatatataaataagtcaATTGAGTCTATGCAGAGGTCATATTAACCCACCTGTACAAATTTCTCTGTTCCTATTAGCCATACAAAGCATGTTCCTATCGATGATGATCTAAGTAGGCATGAATACTGACACAGACACTCAATATGACACGGACACAAACACTTTGTCACATGTAATCCCCAAAATATAGGACACGGGAACATAGatctatatattaaatcagtataaattatttaaatttacaattttatgtaTTCAAAATCATCTATAAACAAAGTTAGCCAAACATAACAACCTAGTCATATTATCACCTATACAAAAATGAATCTAATCCATTTATCTAACATCCAAAAAGTGAAAAGAAGATATAATTCATTTAAGACATTGCATCTCCTTCTTGATCCTTATAATTGAAAACGACACTTTAGTCGCTTTAGTTGAGATTCATTTAAAgacaaaactttaaaaaattccACATTATATGAAGATATCATAAGAggttaaataaaaacattctcAATAATACATATATAGTCTAAATATTAGTGatcatataatatttgttttttatttttataattataaattagtgTATGAGTTTTTAGAAAATCATTGTATTGATTCCTATTAACATTGTATTGGAGTCGTGTTAAGTACATGTCACACACAGGAACATGTCATTTAAGAGGCATATCCAAGCTTCAAAGATGATATACTTCTCTCAATGGATTTGATTTAGCAGATAATGATGtgctataatatatatatattggggTGATGTACCTGCACAACATGCACATACTTGATTAAATGTATGATGCACGGATACGATGAGTATCCCATTAGGAGGAGacacttattttaaaaataactggTACATGATAGatgcatattaaaaaaatccttaaaatataataaatatatgaatgcaATTCTGCTGTCCAAATTAAAATCGTAAAtattgacaaaataaaaaattataaattattatcatcataCATCGATAAGTATCGATCAAGAATCTTGAAGTATCGGATACAAATGTGATACAAAGAAATATCCGTGAAACAATGTAAGCAGCAGTCGTTCTTGtacttttagtttcttataAGTATAGTTGTCATATTGCTTCTGTTATAAGGTAGTTTATACGCTGTTATTGGTAGCATCAATGCTTGCATTTGTTCAAAACCAGCTTACCATATGTGATCTGCTCATTCATTTGTACTTTGTTAAATGCAGTTTCGTGTTTCTCTTTGTGCCTTGGTACCTGCTGGAAAAGCCTGTGATGGAAGTTTCACAGATTCAGTTCAACTTTTGGATATTCTTTTCCAATGCTCTGTGTGCTTTAGCCTTGAACTTTTCCATTTTCTTAGTAATCGGTAGAACCGGTGCCGTAACCATACGGGTTGCTGGAGTGCTCAAAGACTGGATACTAATTGCCCTTTCTACCGTTATATTTCCAGAGTCAGCAATAACATGGCTGAATATAATTGGCTATGCTATTGGTAAGATTTGTTTGAAAGATCAATTCTTTTTAATCTCTCTCCCTCCTCATCCTTTCATATTTTACCTGCAGCACTATGTGGAGTTGTTATGTACAATTACATCAAGGTTAGGGATGTCCGAGCCTCTCAATCACCTGCTGAAATTATTCCAGATCGAATGACAAAGGTATCTTCTTGGCATGTTAATATGAGTTAAGAATGAAGTAACTGATAAAGATCGGgaattttttctcaaatattttagCATGGTCATTTTAATTTCTAGTTTATGCATCTTGTCTGATTAAATTCCATTGACATATAGGACTGGAAATTCGAGAAGAGGTCATCTGATTTATATGTGCCAGATGATGTTAGTAACaatggaggaagtggtggaGGCAATGGTTCTCTTTCTGATATGAACTTTGATGAAGAAGCACCGCTAATTTCTTCATCAAGGGTATCTCATATTGGACGCATGCAGCTTGCCAACCATGCGACAGGAAAATGAAAACCCCAATACAATCATCGTCATATATTTTTCCCTTTTTGGAGAAAGAACAAGAAAGTGGAAGTTGGTAAAAAATACCACTCTATTCTCTCAAATAGTATGCTTTATAATGGAATTTTCGTGCTTGCTCTttgtaaccacattcatatgttGATCTGGGGTTTGAGACCAGAGTGGGGGACCAAATCTCCTCATAATTCCTATATCAGTTTAAATTTATTACCACCATTTGGGGCAGAAATTTTGAATAAAGGTTGGTTTTCCTTGTAAAGGTCTCTTAGTGTCTATCGgtataattatcattatttattgcGTGTGTGTGTATATACCATCATCagaaaagttttaatttttaaaatttttgcgAAGATATTAAACTGTTCCGGAAAACAAAAATGGTTAGGTATGATACACTTTTTAGTTGTAAGTCAAACTTCTTAATACATTCTGATTTGGGTATCGCGTCTTCTACAGTTAAGGATGACTCctaacataaaaattaacagTTGAACACTCAGAACATATTATTGGAATTTAGAGAGCAGTCACGTTCTTTCTCATTCAAAGGCTGGTTAAGTAACTGctaatacaaaagaaaaaaaaaatttataagacCAAAGTAAAGAAACTTGATATGAACAACTGCAAGCAAAACGC contains:
- the LOC108322982 gene encoding probable sugar phosphate/phosphate translocator At3g17430 isoform X1, producing MINKTLFFTYFYLFVYILLSSGVILYNKWVLSPKYFNFPLPITLTMIHMGFSGAVAFFLVRVFKVVSPVKMTFEIYATCVIPISAFFASSLWFGNTAYLHISVAFIQMLKALMPVATFLVAVICGTDKARCDVFFNMLLVSVGVVISSYGEIHFNVVGTVYQVTGIFAEALRLVLTQVLLQKKGLNLNPITSLYYIAPCSFVFLFVPWYLLEKPVMEVSQIQFNFWIFFSNALCALALNFSIFLVIGRTGAVTIRVAGVLKDWILIALSTVIFPESAITWLNIIGYAIALCGVVMYNYIKVRDVRASQSPAEIIPDRMTKDWKFEKRSSDLYVPDDVSNNGGSGGGNGSLSDMNFDEEAPLISSSRVSHIGRMQLANHATGK
- the LOC108322982 gene encoding probable sugar phosphate/phosphate translocator At3g17430 isoform X2, producing the protein MINKTLFFTYFYLFVYILLSSGVILYNKWVLSPKYFNFPLPITLTMIHMGFSGAVAFFLVRVFKVVSPVKMTFEIYATCVIPISAFFASSLWFGNTAYLHISVAFIQMLKALMPVATFLVAVICGTDKASFVFLFVPWYLLEKPVMEVSQIQFNFWIFFSNALCALALNFSIFLVIGRTGAVTIRVAGVLKDWILIALSTVIFPESAITWLNIIGYAIALCGVVMYNYIKVRDVRASQSPAEIIPDRMTKDWKFEKRSSDLYVPDDVSNNGGSGGGNGSLSDMNFDEEAPLISSSRVSHIGRMQLANHATGK